A genomic stretch from Phocoena phocoena chromosome 9, mPhoPho1.1, whole genome shotgun sequence includes:
- the TOMM7 gene encoding mitochondrial import receptor subunit TOM7 homolog, with amino-acid sequence MVKLSKEAKQRLQQLFKGGQFAIRWGFIPLVIYLGFKRGADPGMPEPTVLSLLWG; translated from the exons ATGGTGAAGCTGAGCAAAGAGGCCAAGCAGAGGCTGCAGCAGCTTTTCAAGGGAGGCCAGTTTGCCATCCGTTGGGGCTTTATTCCTCTCGTGATTTACCTGG GATTTAAGAGGGGTGCAGATCCTGGAATGCCTGAACCAACTGTTTTGAG CTTACTTTGGGGATAA